One genomic segment of Bacteroidales bacterium includes these proteins:
- a CDS encoding Ig-like domain-containing protein, with amino-acid sequence MKQKKLFTVYFVILAMILVFSDLSCKKDIIEEDKTPVATSIEMFSGDNQNAEAGQILPEIIKILVKDQNGDPFVGASVSFSLSEGSVLITTTLSNIDGIAATTWTLGNTVGNQQLTVIANKSDGTTSLTGSPLVVNATATAVAENIELFSGDDQTGEIETALANPIVVIVKDQSGNAVAGTTVNFAVSEGSVSTETSTTDADGKANVTWTLGSTIGTQTLTVTAFKSDGIIHLTGSPVSINATALTTVTDVEGNKYNAVLIDDQIWMAENLRVTRYANGTAIQLVTDNTAWINLGNNDTDKAYCFYNNNANGEAATYGALYTYAAATNGNYSGNNVQGVCPDGWHLPSDAEWTDLIEYLGGEDVAGGKMKETGTTHWNSPNTGADNTSGFTALPGGYRNSEDGSFYHIGYSCYFWSSVEKYSGTAAVNYNIDYNDAKINELIYYKSEGFSVRCVKD; translated from the coding sequence ATGAAACAAAAAAAACTCTTTACTGTATATTTTGTTATATTGGCTATGATTTTAGTTTTTTCTGATTTATCATGTAAAAAAGATATTATTGAAGAAGACAAAACTCCGGTTGCTACAAGTATTGAAATGTTTTCAGGAGATAATCAAAATGCAGAAGCAGGACAAATTTTACCTGAGATAATTAAAATCTTAGTAAAAGACCAAAACGGTGATCCTTTTGTTGGTGCATCAGTAAGTTTTTCTTTATCTGAAGGATCTGTTCTGATTACAACAACATTATCGAATATTGACGGAATTGCTGCAACTACATGGACACTCGGGAATACTGTAGGGAATCAACAACTCACTGTTATTGCAAATAAATCAGATGGTACGACTTCTTTAACAGGATCACCTTTGGTTGTAAATGCAACAGCAACAGCTGTTGCTGAGAACATTGAATTATTTTCAGGTGATGACCAAACCGGTGAAATTGAAACAGCATTAGCAAATCCGATTGTTGTAATTGTAAAAGATCAAAGCGGAAATGCTGTTGCAGGAACTACTGTTAATTTTGCAGTATCAGAAGGTTCTGTCTCAACGGAAACTTCAACAACTGATGCAGACGGAAAAGCAAATGTAACATGGACACTCGGTTCAACAATAGGAACACAAACATTAACTGTAACCGCATTTAAATCAGACGGAATAATACATTTAACAGGATCTCCTGTAAGTATTAATGCAACTGCTTTAACAACAGTAACTGATGTTGAGGGTAACAAGTATAATGCAGTTCTTATTGATGATCAAATTTGGATGGCAGAAAATTTAAGAGTTACACGTTACGCAAACGGAACAGCTATACAACTCGTTACTGATAACACTGCATGGATTAATTTAGGTAATAATGATACTGATAAAGCTTATTGTTTCTATAATAACAATGCAAACGGTGAAGCAGCAACTTATGGAGCCTTATATACTTATGCTGCAGCTACAAACGGAAATTATTCCGGTAACAATGTACAAGGTGTTTGTCCGGACGGGTGGCACCTGCCGAGTGATGCAGAATGGACAGATTTAATTGAATATCTGGGTGGAGAAGATGTTGCAGGCGGAAAAATGAAAGAAACAGGCACAACCCATTGGAACAGCCCAAACACAGGTGCAGATAACACTTCCGGTTTTACTGCTCTTCCCGGTGGTTACCGAAATAGTGAAGATGGAAGTTTCTATCATATTGGATACTCTTGTTATTTTTGGAGTTCTGTTGAAAAATACTCCGGAACTGCTGCTGTAAATTATAATATAGATTATAATGATGCAAAAATAAACGAACTAATTTACTATAAATCTGAAGGATTCTCTGTCCGTTGCGTTAAAGACTGA
- a CDS encoding 1-acyl-sn-glycerol-3-phosphate acyltransferase translates to MEEVNLDKVIRSQKNKIVKNLPQFIINRLKKIVHQDEVNLIIRENQDKFDFDFVKGVVDHLNLKVKAFNEKYIPDKGRFIFASNHSLGAVDFGAVIGKIHEKFKNVKIIANDLFLQVENTKGIFLPVATFKNSDKKKRDAIENHLSKEDSHLFIFPAGKVARIIKGKMDDGPWHKSFIRNAVKHKRDIIPIFIGGRNSKKFYRFAKIRKFLKIKANLELFLLPGEVFKQRNATIPIVFGKPIPYTSFNNSKSHLEWADEVKKTVYELEQKYL, encoded by the coding sequence ATGGAAGAAGTAAACTTGGACAAAGTTATCAGAAGTCAAAAGAATAAAATTGTAAAGAACTTACCGCAATTTATTATTAATCGCTTAAAAAAAATAGTTCACCAAGATGAAGTGAACTTAATTATCAGGGAAAATCAAGATAAATTCGACTTTGATTTTGTTAAAGGAGTTGTTGATCATCTGAACCTCAAGGTTAAAGCATTCAATGAAAAATATATTCCCGATAAAGGCCGATTTATTTTTGCAAGCAATCATTCGTTGGGTGCTGTTGATTTTGGTGCAGTGATCGGAAAAATACATGAAAAGTTTAAAAACGTAAAGATCATTGCAAATGATCTGTTTCTGCAAGTAGAAAATACAAAAGGTATTTTCTTGCCGGTTGCTACTTTTAAGAATAGTGATAAAAAAAAGAGAGATGCCATTGAAAATCATCTTTCAAAAGAAGATTCACATTTGTTTATTTTTCCGGCAGGAAAAGTAGCCAGGATAATTAAAGGTAAAATGGATGACGGACCATGGCACAAAAGCTTTATAAGAAATGCCGTTAAGCATAAAAGAGATATAATTCCGATTTTTATAGGAGGCAGAAACTCAAAAAAATTCTACCGTTTTGCAAAAATCCGAAAATTTTTAAAAATTAAAGCAAATTTAGAATTATTTCTTCTCCCCGGTGAAGTATTTAAACAAAGAAACGCAACAATACCTATTGTATTCGGCAAACCAATACCTTACACCTCTTTCAATAATTCAAAATCGCATTTGGAGTGGGCTGATGAAGTAAAGAAGACAGTTTATGAACTTGAGCAAAAATATCTATAA
- a CDS encoding ATP-binding protein — MKKYIPREKYLNKIKPFINKELIKVFVGQRRVGKSYLMYQLINFLQHKDKTVHIIYINKELNEFDAIKDYQQLYDYVKSKSVSKKTNYLFIDEIQNITGFENALKSFAAEGNYDIYCTGSNADLLSGELATYLSGRYVEFNVYPLSYNEFLLFHKLTNSPQSLDLFLKYGGLPYLKNLQLNDDIVFDYLKNVYQAILFRDVVSRFNIRNIEFLERLILFLAKHTGTIFSARNIVKFLKSQNIKISVSAVLDYLNYLKTAFFISKVNRTDILGKKIFEVGEKYYFTDIGLRNTIAGFSPFELGLIIENAVYNHLLYTDYKILVGQSGDKEIDFIAEKNNEKIYIQVALRISNEKTEKREFVNLLEVNDNYPKFVITLDEYTGTSYKGIKHIPLRKFLYETE, encoded by the coding sequence ATGAAAAAATATATTCCGAGAGAAAAATATTTAAATAAGATAAAACCTTTTATCAACAAAGAACTTATCAAAGTATTTGTCGGACAGCGGCGTGTCGGTAAAAGTTATCTAATGTATCAACTCATCAACTTTTTGCAGCATAAAGATAAAACTGTTCATATTATTTACATAAATAAGGAATTAAATGAGTTTGATGCAATAAAAGATTATCAACAACTATATGATTATGTAAAATCAAAGTCTGTTTCAAAAAAAACAAATTATTTGTTTATTGATGAAATTCAAAATATAACCGGATTTGAAAATGCCCTGAAAAGTTTTGCAGCAGAAGGCAATTATGATATATACTGCACGGGAAGTAATGCTGACCTGCTTTCAGGAGAATTAGCAACTTATTTAAGCGGAAGATATGTAGAATTTAATGTATATCCGCTGTCATATAATGAATTTTTGTTATTTCATAAACTTACAAACAGCCCTCAAAGCCTTGACTTATTTTTGAAATACGGAGGTCTGCCTTACTTAAAGAATTTACAACTTAACGATGATATTGTTTTTGATTATCTGAAAAATGTTTATCAAGCAATACTGTTTCGTGATGTTGTTTCACGGTTTAATATCAGAAATATTGAATTTTTGGAACGCCTGATACTTTTTCTGGCAAAACACACCGGAACTATTTTCTCTGCAAGAAATATTGTTAAATTTTTAAAATCTCAAAACATAAAAATATCGGTTTCAGCAGTTTTAGATTATCTGAATTACCTAAAAACAGCATTTTTCATTTCAAAAGTAAACCGAACAGATATTCTCGGAAAAAAAATATTTGAAGTAGGAGAAAAATACTATTTTACTGATATAGGTTTACGAAATACAATTGCCGGTTTTTCTCCTTTTGAACTTGGTTTGATAATTGAAAACGCTGTTTATAATCATTTGCTTTATACCGATTATAAAATTTTAGTAGGACAGTCAGGTGATAAAGAAATTGATTTTATTGCCGAAAAAAATAATGAAAAAATTTACATTCAAGTTGCTTTGCGAATCAGTAACGAAAAAACTGAAAAAAGAGAGTTTGTAAATTTGCTTGAAGTAAATGATAATTATCCGAAATTTGTAATAACACTTGATGAATATACAGGGACATCATATAAAGGAATAAAGCATATTCCTCTACGCAAGTTTTTATATGAAACAGAATAA
- the folP gene encoding dihydropteroate synthase, giving the protein MTINCNGKLLDLSSPIVAGILNITPDSFYDGGKYINEPHILKRVEEIINEGGTIIDIGAYSSRPGADHVSEEEELNRLIRALKIIRKKLPDVIISVDTFRSAIAGYVVKEFNVDIINDISGGNFDDDMFETIARLQVPYVLMHMKGTPQNMQDNPYYDDLLKEILIFFAEKVQEAKQIGINDLIIDPGFGFGKTTDHNFELLKNLDRLKKLDCPILVGISRKSMVFKLLNEIPENVLSGTVALNMAALEKGANIIRVHDVKEAVQTIAVFNKLNSV; this is encoded by the coding sequence ATGACAATAAACTGTAACGGAAAACTTTTAGATTTAAGCAGCCCGATTGTTGCAGGTATTTTGAATATTACTCCTGATTCTTTTTATGACGGCGGAAAATATATTAATGAGCCTCATATTTTAAAACGAGTTGAGGAAATTATTAATGAAGGCGGAACTATTATTGATATTGGGGCATATTCTTCTCGCCCGGGTGCAGATCACGTTTCTGAAGAAGAAGAGCTTAATCGTTTGATCCGTGCATTAAAAATAATTCGTAAAAAGTTACCTGATGTAATTATTTCTGTTGATACATTCAGATCTGCAATTGCCGGTTATGTTGTTAAAGAATTCAATGTTGATATTATTAATGATATTTCGGGAGGAAATTTTGATGACGATATGTTTGAAACAATTGCACGATTGCAAGTTCCTTACGTTTTAATGCATATGAAGGGTACACCTCAAAATATGCAGGATAATCCTTATTATGATGATCTTTTAAAAGAGATATTAATATTTTTTGCTGAAAAAGTTCAAGAAGCAAAACAAATAGGAATAAACGACTTGATAATTGATCCCGGATTCGGTTTCGGAAAAACAACAGATCATAATTTTGAATTATTAAAGAATCTTGACAGATTGAAAAAACTTGATTGTCCGATATTAGTCGGAATTTCCAGAAAATCAATGGTCTTTAAATTATTGAATGAAATACCTGAAAATGTTTTATCCGGAACTGTCGCTTTAAATATGGCAGCTCTGGAAAAAGGAGCAAATATCATCAGAGTCCATGATGTAAAGGAAGCTGTACAAACAATAGCTGTTTTTAATAAGTTAAATTCGGTTTAA
- a CDS encoding CHAT domain-containing protein: MKILTLFFVFFFSTAFFLNAQNDQEDYKKAVEFFKSANDYKQKYDLENAKKYFIKAADLFKKHNYTGNYIQCRYSVADIYILKNKFKDAENILLEIEDISIEKYGENNQFLSNIYYGKGIVVAYEGKQDEAVDYYNKALKINEKSDKPNDFHKSNIYGGLGNAYSEKGDLDKALENYKKDIKIKKSIVGENHPILAVAYNNIANIYKAKGEYDYALEHIEKALNLSLNAYGKDNFETAKYYSSKGSIYMKKGQYDIALDFFKTALNINKAIFGEKHKSVADNLSDIGILYNKQAEYDKALIYYKDAYDIQIDLFGEDHPDIAGICNNIGDILEKQGKHESSLKYYEKAVAVKIKYFGSNHPELAVYYNNMGINYYNRKNYNSSMMYYLKAVSILENNYGSKFPRLVKIYANIGSICLKENNFNKSLYYYQKSLAANIKDFNPDSTDYYSNPFIRNYFDINNLLISLNGKADALYRLFISEPDNTENLKLSYENYILCDSAIIIARKKIVKKTDKILLGNRSRLIYDNAVTVTIELSEISSNEKQRNDYYKKAFYFAENNKAVVLSEAVNAAEAKYFINLPNDILEQEKSLKTAIAGFEKDLSEITDENKIKIFEENLFVLNDELRKLNNLIESKYPKYHELKYKPAEFSIKDIQNKIDNKTVVRSYFLGQDNIIIFTIKKDSYDVSFSEKPEDFEKKVNEFNKNITSGYETDFKLYMKSGQYFYNLFFPKKLPEDIEKLIIIPDGMIGLIPFETLLTESYNGDVTKFKEYPFLIKKCQINYAYSAGLLLKSLKIESRKNDSRKAWFGIAPVFENLPENFSRSISGIDATALLGTKTEINKIEQLFKQKGFLTNSLVDASATKSDFKNSDLKNYKYIHIATHGHVNILEPKLSGILMYIVYGDKNDMLYSGEIYNLELDADLAVLSACETGLGKISKSEGIIGLSRALLFAGADNIIVSLWKVSDESTSNLMVDFYLNLLENEADRAFALHKAKLKMIGEGGTFAHPFFWSPFVLIGK; this comes from the coding sequence ATGAAAATATTAACTTTATTTTTTGTCTTTTTCTTTTCAACGGCATTTTTTTTAAATGCACAAAATGATCAAGAAGATTATAAAAAGGCTGTTGAGTTTTTTAAATCTGCAAATGATTATAAGCAAAAGTATGATTTAGAAAATGCAAAAAAATATTTTATTAAAGCTGCTGATCTTTTCAAGAAACATAACTATACAGGTAATTATATTCAATGCAGATATTCTGTTGCAGATATTTATATTTTGAAAAACAAGTTTAAAGATGCAGAAAATATTCTTTTGGAGATTGAAGATATTTCAATTGAAAAATATGGTGAAAATAATCAATTTCTCTCAAATATATATTACGGTAAGGGCATTGTAGTTGCTTATGAAGGTAAACAAGATGAAGCTGTTGATTATTATAATAAAGCACTGAAAATAAATGAAAAGTCAGATAAACCGAATGATTTTCACAAATCCAACATCTACGGAGGCTTGGGAAATGCTTATTCTGAAAAAGGAGATTTAGATAAAGCTCTTGAGAATTATAAAAAAGATATTAAAATTAAAAAAAGCATTGTTGGTGAAAATCATCCGATATTAGCTGTTGCATACAATAATATTGCAAATATTTATAAGGCTAAAGGAGAATATGATTATGCATTAGAGCATATTGAAAAAGCACTGAATTTAAGTCTCAATGCATACGGAAAAGATAATTTCGAAACAGCTAAGTATTATTCGAGTAAAGGCAGTATTTATATGAAAAAAGGGCAGTATGATATTGCTTTGGATTTTTTTAAAACAGCATTGAATATTAATAAAGCAATTTTTGGAGAGAAACATAAATCTGTTGCTGATAATTTAAGTGATATAGGTATTTTGTATAATAAACAAGCGGAATATGATAAGGCGTTAATATATTATAAAGATGCATACGATATTCAAATTGATTTATTTGGTGAGGATCATCCTGATATTGCCGGAATATGTAATAATATTGGTGATATACTGGAAAAACAGGGAAAGCATGAATCTTCTCTAAAGTATTATGAAAAAGCTGTTGCTGTTAAGATTAAATATTTCGGTTCTAACCATCCTGAATTAGCAGTTTATTATAATAATATGGGTATCAACTATTATAATCGTAAGAATTACAATAGCTCAATGATGTATTATCTAAAAGCTGTGAGTATATTGGAAAATAATTACGGATCAAAATTTCCTCGCCTGGTTAAAATATATGCCAATATTGGTAGTATTTGTCTTAAAGAAAACAATTTTAATAAATCATTATATTATTATCAGAAAAGTTTAGCTGCTAATATTAAAGATTTTAATCCGGACTCAACAGATTATTATTCGAATCCTTTTATCAGAAATTATTTTGATATTAATAATTTATTAATATCTCTGAATGGTAAAGCTGATGCATTATATAGACTATTCATAAGTGAACCGGACAATACAGAGAATCTAAAACTCTCATATGAAAATTATATTTTGTGCGATTCTGCTATTATTATTGCCAGAAAAAAAATTGTAAAAAAAACTGATAAGATATTATTGGGTAACAGATCGAGACTAATATATGATAATGCCGTAACTGTTACTATTGAGTTATCCGAAATTTCAAGTAATGAAAAACAAAGAAATGATTACTATAAAAAGGCATTTTATTTTGCTGAGAATAACAAAGCTGTTGTACTTTCTGAAGCTGTTAATGCCGCAGAAGCAAAATATTTTATAAATCTGCCTAATGATATTCTGGAACAAGAGAAAAGTTTAAAAACTGCAATAGCCGGTTTTGAAAAAGATTTGAGTGAAATAACTGATGAAAATAAAATAAAGATATTTGAAGAAAACCTTTTTGTGTTAAATGATGAATTAAGAAAGTTAAATAATTTAATTGAATCAAAATATCCAAAGTATCACGAATTAAAGTATAAACCGGCTGAATTTAGTATAAAAGATATTCAAAACAAAATTGATAATAAAACCGTTGTTAGAAGTTATTTTTTAGGACAAGACAATATTATAATATTTACAATTAAAAAAGACAGTTATGATGTTTCATTTTCGGAGAAACCTGAGGACTTTGAAAAAAAGGTTAATGAGTTTAATAAAAATATAACTTCAGGTTATGAAACTGATTTTAAATTATATATGAAATCAGGTCAATATTTTTATAATCTGTTTTTTCCGAAAAAATTGCCTGAGGATATTGAAAAACTTATAATCATACCTGACGGAATGATCGGGTTGATTCCTTTTGAAACACTTTTAACTGAAAGCTATAACGGAGATGTAACTAAATTTAAGGAATATCCTTTCTTAATAAAAAAATGTCAAATCAATTACGCATATTCTGCAGGTTTGTTGTTAAAGTCATTAAAAATTGAATCACGAAAAAATGATTCAAGAAAAGCTTGGTTCGGTATTGCTCCTGTTTTTGAGAACCTTCCTGAAAATTTCAGCAGAAGTATCAGCGGAATTGATGCAACGGCATTACTCGGTACAAAAACTGAAATCAATAAAATTGAACAACTGTTTAAACAAAAAGGTTTTTTAACAAACTCATTAGTTGATGCTTCAGCAACTAAATCTGATTTTAAAAATAGTGATCTTAAAAACTATAAATATATTCATATTGCAACGCATGGCCATGTAAACATACTTGAACCAAAATTATCCGGTATACTTATGTATATTGTTTACGGTGATAAGAATGATATGTTGTATTCAGGAGAGATCTATAATTTAGAATTAGATGCAGATTTGGCAGTGCTTTCAGCATGTGAAACAGGTTTGGGAAAAATTTCAAAAAGTGAAGGAATAATAGGTTTATCCAGAGCATTATTATTTGCAGGTGCAGATAATATAATTGTTTCACTCTGGAAAGTTTCCGATGAATCAACTTCAAACCTTATGGTAGATTTTTATTTAAATTTATTAGAAAATGAAGCAGACAGAGCATTTGCTCTGCATAAAGCTAAACTTAAAATGATAGGAGAGGGCGGAACATTTGCTCATCCGTTTTTTTGGTCACCTTTTGTTTTGATTGGAAAATAA
- the cdaA gene encoding diadenylate cyclase CdaA, translating into MTFLNIGILDIIDILLVAFILYQMYFLIKGTAAIKIFTGIAFLYLIWLLVQALDMKLISSILGHVMGVGVIALLIVFQQEIRKFFMLISNKYLSNLDFSIARIFPFIKYEDPDVKLNEIIKACINLSKENTGALITVCRESELITIIDTGEQIYGETSSRLISNIFFKNSPLHDGAVIIKKDKIVAAACILPVSEHDMRSENFGLRHRAALGITEQTDAVVIVVSEESGEISLFYDSGYQKDLSIIQLTKQLESLFLPKK; encoded by the coding sequence ATCACTTTTCTTAACATCGGCATATTAGATATTATTGATATTTTACTTGTTGCTTTTATATTGTATCAAATGTATTTCTTAATTAAAGGTACAGCAGCAATTAAAATATTTACGGGTATTGCATTTCTTTATCTTATTTGGCTTTTGGTACAAGCATTGGATATGAAGTTGATCAGTTCAATTTTAGGCCATGTTATGGGAGTAGGAGTGATAGCATTACTGATTGTTTTCCAGCAAGAGATTCGGAAATTTTTTATGCTCATCAGTAATAAATATTTATCAAATTTAGATTTTTCAATTGCGAGAATATTTCCGTTTATAAAATACGAAGATCCGGATGTTAAGCTTAATGAAATTATAAAAGCATGTATAAATCTTTCAAAAGAAAATACAGGTGCTTTAATTACTGTCTGCAGAGAATCTGAATTGATAACCATTATTGATACAGGTGAACAAATTTACGGCGAAACTTCTTCTCGATTGATATCAAATATATTTTTTAAAAACAGCCCTTTACATGATGGTGCTGTTATTATTAAAAAAGATAAGATTGTTGCTGCTGCTTGTATTTTACCTGTCAGTGAGCATGATATGAGGTCTGAAAATTTCGGTTTGCGACACAGGGCAGCATTAGGAATTACTGAACAAACTGATGCCGTAGTAATTGTCGTATCAGAAGAAAGCGGAGAAATTTCCCTGTTTTATGATTCAGGTTATCAAAAAGACCTCAGCATAATTCAATTAACAAAACAACTTGAATCTTTATTTTTACCTAAAAAATGA
- the mtnA gene encoding S-methyl-5-thioribose-1-phosphate isomerase, whose product MKFKVNNRAVWAEKNIVYLIDQIKLPFKEEVFVSETYKKTCEAIKNMITRGAGSIGATAAFAMMQAAFEAPETGKEIFLHNSKTEIENTRPTAQDLFAAVERVYNKALISTKEAEKEAHKIADETSLAGKKIGEYGNALIKDGYNILTHCNAGPLALVEYGSALAPIIKAHESGKKIFVYVDETRPRNQGAKLTAWELNNAGVPHKIIADNVAGLLMLQGKIDIVITGADRIACNGDTANKIGTLEKAVLAKEFNVPFYVAAPDSTFDKKALTGKDIPIEERSEDEVLYITGQNDKGNLQTLQIASPGSAAYNPAFDVTPFKYITGFITSHGIINNERI is encoded by the coding sequence ATGAAATTTAAAGTAAATAACAGAGCAGTATGGGCAGAAAAGAATATTGTTTATTTGATTGATCAAATAAAGCTGCCTTTTAAAGAAGAAGTATTTGTTTCAGAAACTTATAAAAAGACATGTGAAGCAATAAAAAATATGATTACCAGAGGAGCCGGATCTATAGGTGCAACAGCTGCTTTTGCAATGATGCAAGCTGCTTTTGAAGCACCGGAAACCGGCAAAGAAATTTTTTTACATAATTCCAAAACAGAAATTGAAAACACAAGACCCACAGCACAAGATCTTTTTGCAGCTGTTGAACGTGTATATAATAAAGCATTAATTTCAACAAAAGAAGCAGAAAAGGAAGCTCATAAAATTGCTGATGAAACTTCACTGGCAGGAAAAAAAATCGGCGAATACGGTAATGCATTAATAAAAGACGGTTATAATATCTTAACACATTGTAATGCCGGGCCTTTAGCTCTTGTTGAGTATGGATCAGCTTTGGCACCTATAATCAAGGCACATGAATCAGGAAAGAAGATTTTTGTTTATGTTGATGAAACAAGGCCGAGAAATCAAGGTGCAAAGTTAACTGCTTGGGAATTGAATAATGCAGGAGTACCTCATAAAATAATTGCTGATAATGTTGCCGGACTGTTAATGCTGCAAGGAAAAATTGATATTGTAATTACCGGTGCAGACAGAATTGCATGTAACGGTGATACTGCTAATAAAATCGGTACATTGGAGAAAGCTGTTTTGGCAAAAGAATTTAATGTTCCGTTTTATGTAGCAGCTCCGGATTCAACTTTTGATAAAAAAGCATTAACAGGAAAAGATATTCCGATTGAAGAGCGATCTGAAGATGAAGTATTATATATAACAGGACAAAATGATAAAGGCAATTTGCAAACTTTACAAATAGCTTCTCCGGGTTCTGCAGCTTATAATCCTGCTTTTGATGTAACTCCGTTTAAATATATTACAGGGTTTATTACTTCTCACGGGATTATTAATAATGAACGAATTTAA
- the hutI gene encoding imidazolonepropionase — MNSKILIKNIKTLVQTEDKPKLKVNGRDMANINCIDNAFLIVKDDIIEDFGKMKDLPEIKGNYKAIDASGKFVFPSFCDSHTHLVYAGSREIEYIDKIKGLSYEEIAKKGGGILNSAKLLNETSEDELYKQALPRINEIISQGTGAVEIKSGYGLTVEGELKMLRVIKLLKETTPIIIKSTFLGAHAIPAKYKGKQTEYVDFVINEILPKVAEKNLADYIDVFCDKGFFTVEDTDKILTAGAKYGLRPKIHANELDYSGGIQIGVKHNALSVDHLEFVGDDEIKALKNSETMPTILPGAAFFLNMPYSPARKMIDSGLPLALASDFNPGSSPSGNMKLMMSFATVNYKMITEEVINATTINTAYAMEISDIAGSIAKGKKANIFITKEIPSVEFMAYAYGSDLVDTVILNGKVID; from the coding sequence ATGAATTCAAAAATTCTTATAAAAAACATAAAAACATTAGTTCAAACAGAAGACAAACCAAAATTGAAAGTCAACGGGAGAGACATGGCGAATATCAACTGCATTGATAATGCCTTCCTTATTGTTAAAGATGATATTATTGAAGATTTCGGTAAAATGAAAGATTTACCGGAAATAAAGGGAAATTATAAAGCAATTGATGCATCCGGCAAATTTGTGTTTCCTTCATTTTGCGATTCTCATACCCATTTAGTTTACGCCGGAAGCAGAGAAATTGAATATATTGATAAAATTAAAGGTTTGTCTTATGAAGAAATTGCAAAAAAAGGAGGCGGAATTTTAAACTCTGCTAAATTGCTTAATGAAACTTCAGAAGATGAACTATATAAACAAGCATTGCCGAGAATTAACGAAATAATCTCACAAGGAACGGGTGCGGTTGAAATCAAAAGCGGATACGGATTAACTGTTGAAGGCGAGCTGAAAATGTTGCGTGTAATTAAGCTACTTAAAGAAACAACACCGATAATTATTAAATCAACTTTTCTCGGAGCGCATGCAATTCCTGCAAAATATAAAGGCAAGCAAACCGAATATGTTGATTTTGTAATAAATGAAATATTACCGAAAGTCGCCGAAAAAAATTTAGCTGATTATATTGATGTATTTTGCGATAAAGGATTTTTTACTGTGGAAGATACAGATAAAATATTAACAGCCGGAGCAAAATACGGATTACGTCCTAAAATCCATGCCAATGAATTAGATTATTCCGGAGGAATACAAATCGGTGTAAAACATAATGCATTGTCAGTTGACCATCTTGAATTTGTAGGTGATGATGAAATTAAAGCCTTGAAAAACTCCGAAACCATGCCTACGATATTGCCGGGTGCTGCTTTTTTTCTGAATATGCCTTACTCTCCCGCTCGAAAAATGATAGATTCCGGTCTTCCGCTTGCCCTTGCTTCTGATTTTAATCCGGGTTCTTCTCCTTCCGGGAATATGAAATTGATGATGTCTTTTGCAACCGTTAATTATAAAATGATTACCGAAGAAGTCATTAATGCAACTACCATTAACACAGCATATGCAATGGAAATAAGTGATATTGCCGGAAGTATTGCAAAAGGCAAGAAAGCAAACATTTTCATCACAAAAGAGATACCCTCTGTTGAATTTATGGCTTATGCTTATGGTAGTGATTTGGTTGATACTGTTATTTTGAACGGGAAAGTTATTGATTAA